From the genome of Monomorium pharaonis isolate MP-MQ-018 chromosome 2, ASM1337386v2, whole genome shotgun sequence, one region includes:
- the LOC105838509 gene encoding protein CLP1 homolog, which yields MADEKTTVQEFKLDPDCELRFEVESKNEKVTLELKNGLAEVFGTELVKGKKYEFTAGAKVAVYTWQGCTVELVGKTDVSYVAKETPMGLYLNCHAAMERMRETAEKDDTRGPITMVVGPCDVGKSTLCRILLNYAVRMARRPIFVDLDVGQGHIAIPGTVGALLVERPSNIVDGFSQQAPLVFHFGHKTPQANVALYNLLVTRLAEVCSDRLQANKKAKASGIVINTCGWVKGDGYKLLTHAAQAFEVDAILVLDQERLYNELVRDMPDFVKVVFLPKSGGVVERSQAQRTEARDQGVREYFYGSRTPLYPHSFEVKWSEARLYKIGAPVLPASCMPLGMKAEDNLTKLVAVTPGPSLLHHLLSVSFADSPEDDVVQTNVAGFVCVTNVDVERQTFTVLSPQPRPLPNTVLLLSDIQFMDSH from the exons ATGGCCGATGAAAAAACTACAGTGCAAGAATTTAAGTTGGATCCGGATTGCGAATTGAGATTTGAAGTAGAGAGCAAGAATGAAAAAGTCACTTTAGAg TTAAAGAATGGTCTGGCAGAAGTTTTTGGTACAGAATTAGTCAAAGGAAAAAAGTATGAGTTTACAGCTGGTGCAAAAGTTGCAGTTTACACTTGGCAGGGCTGTACTGTCGAATTAGTTGGAAAAACGGACGTCAGCTATGTGGCAAAGGAGACGCCTATGGGACTGTACTTGAATTGCCATGCGGCGATGGAACGGATGAGAGAGACAGCAGAAAAGGATGATACAAGGGGTCCTATAACGATGGTCGTGGGCCCTTGCGACGTGGGAAAATCTACACTTTGTAGAATACTGTTGAACTATGCCGTTAGGATGGCAAGAAGACCGATCTTCGTTGATCTTGATGTTGGTCAGGGACATATAGCAATACCTGGCACTGTGGGTGCTTTGCTGGTTGAACGACCATCTAACATAGTGGATGGTTTCAGCCAACAAGCTCCACTGGTGTTTCATTTTGGACACAAAACGCCACAAGCCAATGTAGCACTTTACAACCTGCTTGTAACGCGCTTGGCGGAAGTCTGTTCAGACAGATTGCAAGCCAACAAGAAGGCAAAAGCGTCGGGAATCGTCATAAATACATGTGGCTGGGTTAAAGGAGACGGATACAAGTTGCTTACGCACGCTGCGCAGGCGTTTGAGGTGGATGCCATTCTGGTACTGGATCAGGAGAGACTTTATAACGAATTGGTGAGAGACATGCCAGATTTCGTGAAGGTGGTCTTCCTGCCGAAGAGCGGTGGAGTCGTCGAGAGGAGTCAGGCGCAGCGAACCGAAGCGAGGGACCAGGGTGTCAGGGAATATTTCTATGGTTCTCGGACACCGTTGTATCCGCATAGCTTCGAGGTGAAGTGGAGCGAAGCGAGATTGTACAAAATTGGAGCGCCAGTTTTACCGGCTTCCTGCATGCCGTTGGGCATGAAGGCAGAGGACAATCTGACGAAACTGGTGGCCGTTACGCCGGGACCCAGCTTGCTCCATCATTTGTTATCTGTTTCTTTCGCCGATTCTCCCGAAGATGACGTTGTACAGACTAACGTAGCTGGATTCGTTTGCGT
- the LOC105838507 gene encoding titin homolog: MATPSKRITRLRTREPSVKATLEKKPKPGKVITTRKNSKRINVSAKDKAVTTNKNSKMVSVTAKGKTVATNKDSKKVSATTRDKAVTTSKNLKKINVTTRDKAVAANKDSKKVSVTAKDKAVTTSKDLKKVNIIAKNKAVTTSKASMKVNVSTKGKHLGVSEKNTFLRKNKVSPRYLRPRQNKKNYCEDSRLMEQFILPKQQDSTVVLEKLNVKDKHEKVPVYKAMKSDKSSEDKIDVYDFKFDANDAMEKVKKKQRKRNINREKGKISKKTKKKVTAQPKRIEIIESPEPNANVSVEFTQCDLPLESAVVVVESTKEKEIKKLEIIADVAKRTETSEMNADIQTAKESMSKDIEKDVEQGIDANVQIAENSMEDTARNIETQRADTNIHDETTLPRGTLARQIRKNNPSKPRIISVENANNIIVTKSPLNTEDSRPFRPKNIFDNKTSLTESNLTLRNSLIFTKTLSPILKTTSTYDFGSPCRPPMLMFSKTKHFIQSTPYKDVETNKEIKKINKNSVETNKENVKINKENMEIDKENMEMVKENMDTNKENKGWRDKERKNKAVSLRKKLVQKKLPILENKAPEKVPHKSGPVRVSLGEIKNLLRSNNNEDNKQTEADQTYTDVSKSFVEQKNKQLADYLNFSDTFDVLSETERLSSVGNDVPLFMDLEPTHFSKPPQYSYKRKRAVKFDFSEDSSDNEEEKDKENIKSRPKKKKHIKSETEQEKRINEWVKTVNSTFQEIEEYDLVIE; this comes from the exons ATGGCTACTCCATCCAAGCGTATTACACGCTTGAGGACTCGCGAGCCATCTGTGAAGGCTACACTTGAAAAGAAGCCCAAACCTGGAAAAGTTATTACTACCCGTAAAAACTCAAAGAGGATTAATGTTAGTGCGAAAGACAAAGCTGTTACTACCAATAAAAACTCAAAGATGGTTAGTGTCACTGCAAAAGGCAAAACTGTTGCTACCAATAAAGACTCGAAGAAGGTTAGTGCTACTACAAGAGACAAAGCTGTTACTACCAGTAAAAACTTAAAGAAGATTAATGTTACTACAAGAGACAAAGCTGTTGCTGCCAATAAAGATTCAAAGAAGGTTAGTGTTACTGCAAAAGACAAAGCTGTTACTACCAGTAAAGACTTAAAGAAGGTTaacattattgcaaaaaacaaaGCTGTTACTACCAGTAAAGCCTCGATGAAGGTTAATGTTAGCACAAAAGGCAAACATTTGGGTGTATCagagaaaaatacatttctaagAAAGAATAAAGTGTCGCCAAGATATTTGCGTCCTCgtcaaaataagaaaaattactgTGAGGATTCAAGGTTGATGGAGCAATTTATCTTGCCAAAACAACAGGACAGCACGGTGGTATTGGAGAAGTTGAATGTGAAAGACAAGCATGAGAAAGTACCCGTGTACAAAGCCATGAAATCTGACAAATCCTCAGAGGACAAAATTGACGTGTATGACTTTAAGTTCGATGCTAATGACGCGATGGaaaaagttaagaaaaaacagagaaaaagaaacattaacaGAGAAAAAGGCAAAATAAGCAAGAAGACGAAAAAGAAGGTTACTGCACAACCGAAGAGAATTGAAATCATTGAATCTCCTGAGCCTAACGCGAATGTTTCTGTGGAGTTTACACAATGCGATCTTCCTTTAGAATCAGCTGTAGTAGTTGTAGAATCGACGAAGGAAAAGGAGATtaagaaattagaaataattgcaGACGTCGCCAAGAGAACTGAAACGTCAGAGATGAATGCAGATATTCAAACTGCAAAGGAATCGATGAGCAAAGATATCGAGAAGGATGTTGAACAAGGAATAGACGCGAACGTTCAAATAGCGGAAAACTCGATGGAAGATACTGCGAGAAACATAGAGACACAGAGAGCTGATACAAATATTCATGATGAGACAACTTTACCTCGTGGAACACTTGCGAGACAAATTAGAAAGAACAATCCGAGCAAACCAAGAATTATATCTGTCGAAAATGCAAATAACATTATAGTCACTAAATCGCCACTTAATACTGAAGATTCACGGCCCTTTCGGCCaaagaatatatttgataataaaaccTCGCTAACGGAATCCAATCTTACATTGAGAAATTCGTTGATCTTCACGAAAACTTTGTCTCCTATCCTGAAAACAACGAGCACCTACGATTTCGGGAGTCCCTGCCGGCCTCCAATGTTAATGTTCTCTAAaactaaacattttattcagAGTACACCATATAAGGATGttgaaacaaataaagaaattaagaaaataaataaaaacagcgTGGAAACTAACAAGgagaatgtaaaaataaataaggagAACATGGAAATAGATAAAGAGAACATGGAAAtggttaaagaaaatatggaCACAAATAAGGAAAATAAAGGCTGGAGGGATAAAGAACGAAAGAACAAAGCTGTTAGTCTTCGAAAAAAGCTTGTTCAAAAGAAACTTCCAATTTTAGAGAATAAGGCTCCAGAGAAAGTTCCACACAAATCAGGACCTGTCAGAGTATCTCTGggagaaataaagaatttgctgagatcaaataataatgaagataATAAACAAACGGAAGCAGATCAAACATATACTGATGTTAGCAAATCATTCGTggagcaaaaaaataaacaacttGCAGACTATCTCAATTTTTCTGACACATTTGACGTCTTGTCTGAAACCGAGAGATTATCAAGTGTTGGAAATGACGTTCCATTGTTTATGGATTTAGAACCCACACATTTTTCGAAG CCACCCCAATATTCATACAAGAGAAAACGTGCTGtgaaatttgatttttcagAAGACAGTAGTGATaatgaagaagaaaaggataaagaaaatatcaaatcacgtccgaagaaaaaaaaacatataaaatcagAGACAGAGcaggaaaaaagaataaacgaaTGGGTAAAAACGGTTAATAGCACATTCCAAGAAATTGAGGAGTATGACTTagtaatagaataa
- the LOC114255528 gene encoding ataxin-8, with product MEHSLSQSEEAASMQQLLQQLLQQQQQQQQQQQQHQEEVQRTLHFLFEELHKQQQPQPQQQQPQPQQQLQQQQPQQPQPKRKKRGAGRARARWRAQRGFWGVGRGAGRGQDSGVDGRGGGRGGGRGGRGGGRGGGPTCTYIYKYYEFSKE from the exons ATGGAGCACAGTTTGTCCC AATCAGAGGAAGCTGCATCCATGCAGCAATTGCTGCAACAGCTgttgcagcagcagcaacagcaacaacaacagcagcagcagcaccaAGAGGAAGTGCAACGAACGTTGCACTTCCTCTTTGAGGAGTTGCACAAGCAGCAGCAGCCGCAgccgcagcagcagcagccgcAGCCGCAGCAGCAGCTGCAACAGCAGCAGCCGCAACAGCCGCAGCCAAAAC gaaaaaaaagaggtgcCGGCCGGGCGCGGGCCCGCTGGCGAGCCCAACGGGGCTTCTGGGGTGTTGGCCGAGGGGCAGGTCGAGGCCAAGACAGCGGCGTCGACGGTCGAGGTGGTGGCCGAGGCGGTGGTCGAGGTGGCCGAGGTGGCGGCCGAGGTGGTGGTcctacatgtacatatatttataaatattatgagttttcaaaagaataa